A window from Drosophila nasuta strain 15112-1781.00 chromosome 3, ASM2355853v1, whole genome shotgun sequence encodes these proteins:
- the LOC132792007 gene encoding putative transporter svop-1 isoform X2, producing the protein MIADVDTVLDLIGFRWMQFLMLIAHSCHTIYVVSEIMGVPSIVVACEFKLNDTELFLLTSAGFVGMIVSGHYAGYKSDIIGRRASLLFAMSLGLISSFLSLLMPWFYAFLFFRFATGLFVGAVMTNSFTYLVEFTKISLRPIIANFASYPICMAGIVVPFINHLNEPLDSVLWSWDTFHVRRWRLCLFFNYVPGLIGLIIIYLLPESVKFLLSIGDGERAYEALDRLCKRNHGKSLSELDVTGVTQPHIRVSIISHRKFFVRMWYDTKPLFGESYRKPVILIILIMCGVFFVGNGLNLWFLKINNQLTAEERIMCDHLEDTTHLTEGNVCSDRPVSYLENMMLGAASICCCVFISIMLRLIRRRSVMCINTIIAALAGFSLNFIKHNKVLLAALLIFIAMCTTCISLVASVTADVVPTHLRGKAIALVFMFARFAVIIANCIFGHFAHTWCLITFNLFVLVTVAVVIMILFLPV; encoded by the exons ATGATAGCCGATGTGGATACTGTGCTCGATCTGATTG GCTTCCGCTGGATGCAGTTCTTAATGTTGATCGCCCATTCGTGCCATACGATTTATGTGGTCAGCGAAATTATGGGAGTGCCATCGATTGTGGTGGCTTGTGAGTTTAAGTTGAACGACACTGAACTCTTTCTGCTGACAAGTGCTGGATTCGTGGGCATGATTGTCTCCGGTCATTATGCTGGCTACAAGTCGGATATCATTGGACGCCGTGCCTCGCTCTTATTTGCCATGTCGCTGGGTCTGATTTCATCGTTCTTAAGCCTGCTCATGCCCTGGTTTTACGCTTTCCTATTCTTTCGTTTCGCAACCGGTCTATT CGTGGGCGCTGTGATGACAAACAGCTTTACGTATCTCGTGGAGTTCACCAAAATCTCGCTGCGTCCCATAATCGCCAATTTTGCATCCTATCCCATTTGTATGGCCGGCATTGTGGTGCCAT TCATTAATCATCTCAATGAACCGCTGGACAGCGTACTCTGGAGTTGGGATACTTTTCATGTGCGTAGATGGCGGCTTTGTCTGTTTTTCAATTATGTGCCTGGCCTCATTGGCCTTATTATCATATACCTTCTGCCAGAATCGGTGAAGTTCTTGCTCTCCATTGGCGATGGGGAACGCGCCTATGAAGCGCTTGATCGTCTGTGCAAGCGGAATCACGGCAAAAGCCTCAGTGAACTGGATGTGACAGGCGTCACACAGCCACATATACGTGTGAGCATTATTTCACACCGAAAATTCTTCGTACGCATGTGGTATGACACAAAGCCACTTTTTGGGGAATCCTATCGAAAGCCCGTCATACTCATTATCCTCATTATGTGCGGCGTTTTCTTTGT TGGCAACGGATTGAATTTGTGGTTTCTGAAAATCAACAATCAATTGACTGCGGAGGAGCGCATCATGTGTGATCACTTGGAGGATACAACGCATCTAACCGAAGGCAATGTTTGCTCTGATCGACCCGTCAGCTACCTTGAGAATATGATGTTGGGCGCGGCATCGATATGCTGCTGCGTTTTCATCAGCATTATGCTTCGACTTATCAGACGTCGCAGCGTGATGTGCATAAACACAATTATTGCAGCTCTAGCTGGCTTCAGTCTTAATTTTATCAAGCACAACAAAGTGCTGCTCGCCGCCTTGTTGATCTTTATAGCGATGTGCACCACTTGCATCTCACTAGTTGCCTCGGTGACTGCTGATGTTGTGCCCACCCATCTGAG AGGTAAAGCAATCGCTTTGGTCTTTATGTTCGCGCGATTTGCCGTCATTATTGCGAACTGCATCTTTGGGCATTTTGCACATACTTGGTGCCTGATAACATTTAACTTAtttgtgttagtgactgttG CGGTTGTTATAATGATATTATTTCTACCGGTTTAA
- the LOC132792007 gene encoding putative transporter svop-1 isoform X1 has translation MIADVDTVLDLIGFRWMQFLMLIAHSCHTIYVVSEIMGVPSIVVACEFKLNDTELFLLTSAGFVGMIVSGHYAGYKSDIIGRRASLLFAMSLGLISSFLSLLMPWFYAFLFFRFATGLFVGAVMTNSFTYLVEFTKISLRPIIANFASYPICMAGIVVPFINHLNEPLDSVLWSWDTFHVRRWRLCLFFNYVPGLIGLIIIYLLPESVKFLLSIGDGERAYEALDRLCKRNHGKSLSELDVTGVTQPHIRVSIISHRKFFVRMWYDTKPLFGESYRKPVILIILIMCGVFFVGNGLNLWFLKINNQLTAEERIMCDHLEDTTHLTEGNVCSDRPVSYLENMMLGAASICCCVFISIMLRLIRRRSVMCINTIIAALAGFSLNFIKHNKVLLAALLIFIAMCTTCISLVASVTADVVPTHLSLLFRRGKAIALVFMFARFAVIIANCIFGHFAHTWCLITFNLFVLVTVAVVIMILFLPV, from the exons ATGATAGCCGATGTGGATACTGTGCTCGATCTGATTG GCTTCCGCTGGATGCAGTTCTTAATGTTGATCGCCCATTCGTGCCATACGATTTATGTGGTCAGCGAAATTATGGGAGTGCCATCGATTGTGGTGGCTTGTGAGTTTAAGTTGAACGACACTGAACTCTTTCTGCTGACAAGTGCTGGATTCGTGGGCATGATTGTCTCCGGTCATTATGCTGGCTACAAGTCGGATATCATTGGACGCCGTGCCTCGCTCTTATTTGCCATGTCGCTGGGTCTGATTTCATCGTTCTTAAGCCTGCTCATGCCCTGGTTTTACGCTTTCCTATTCTTTCGTTTCGCAACCGGTCTATT CGTGGGCGCTGTGATGACAAACAGCTTTACGTATCTCGTGGAGTTCACCAAAATCTCGCTGCGTCCCATAATCGCCAATTTTGCATCCTATCCCATTTGTATGGCCGGCATTGTGGTGCCAT TCATTAATCATCTCAATGAACCGCTGGACAGCGTACTCTGGAGTTGGGATACTTTTCATGTGCGTAGATGGCGGCTTTGTCTGTTTTTCAATTATGTGCCTGGCCTCATTGGCCTTATTATCATATACCTTCTGCCAGAATCGGTGAAGTTCTTGCTCTCCATTGGCGATGGGGAACGCGCCTATGAAGCGCTTGATCGTCTGTGCAAGCGGAATCACGGCAAAAGCCTCAGTGAACTGGATGTGACAGGCGTCACACAGCCACATATACGTGTGAGCATTATTTCACACCGAAAATTCTTCGTACGCATGTGGTATGACACAAAGCCACTTTTTGGGGAATCCTATCGAAAGCCCGTCATACTCATTATCCTCATTATGTGCGGCGTTTTCTTTGT TGGCAACGGATTGAATTTGTGGTTTCTGAAAATCAACAATCAATTGACTGCGGAGGAGCGCATCATGTGTGATCACTTGGAGGATACAACGCATCTAACCGAAGGCAATGTTTGCTCTGATCGACCCGTCAGCTACCTTGAGAATATGATGTTGGGCGCGGCATCGATATGCTGCTGCGTTTTCATCAGCATTATGCTTCGACTTATCAGACGTCGCAGCGTGATGTGCATAAACACAATTATTGCAGCTCTAGCTGGCTTCAGTCTTAATTTTATCAAGCACAACAAAGTGCTGCTCGCCGCCTTGTTGATCTTTATAGCGATGTGCACCACTTGCATCTCACTAGTTGCCTCGGTGACTGCTGATGTTGTGCCCACCCATCTGAG CTTGCTTTTTCGCAGAGGTAAAGCAATCGCTTTGGTCTTTATGTTCGCGCGATTTGCCGTCATTATTGCGAACTGCATCTTTGGGCATTTTGCACATACTTGGTGCCTGATAACATTTAACTTAtttgtgttagtgactgttG CGGTTGTTATAATGATATTATTTCTACCGGTTTAA
- the LOC132792007 gene encoding uncharacterized protein LOC132792007 isoform X3, translating into MTNSFTYLVEFTKISLRPIIANFASYPICMAGIVVPFINHLNEPLDSVLWSWDTFHVRRWRLCLFFNYVPGLIGLIIIYLLPESVKFLLSIGDGERAYEALDRLCKRNHGKSLSELDVTGVTQPHIRVSIISHRKFFVRMWYDTKPLFGESYRKPVILIILIMCGVFFVGNGLNLWFLKINNQLTAEERIMCDHLEDTTHLTEGNVCSDRPVSYLENMMLGAASICCCVFISIMLRLIRRRSVMCINTIIAALAGFSLNFIKHNKVLLAALLIFIAMCTTCISLVASVTADVVPTHLSLLFRRGKAIALVFMFARFAVIIANCIFGHFAHTWCLITFNLFVLVTVAVVIMILFLPV; encoded by the exons ATGACAAACAGCTTTACGTATCTCGTGGAGTTCACCAAAATCTCGCTGCGTCCCATAATCGCCAATTTTGCATCCTATCCCATTTGTATGGCCGGCATTGTGGTGCCAT TCATTAATCATCTCAATGAACCGCTGGACAGCGTACTCTGGAGTTGGGATACTTTTCATGTGCGTAGATGGCGGCTTTGTCTGTTTTTCAATTATGTGCCTGGCCTCATTGGCCTTATTATCATATACCTTCTGCCAGAATCGGTGAAGTTCTTGCTCTCCATTGGCGATGGGGAACGCGCCTATGAAGCGCTTGATCGTCTGTGCAAGCGGAATCACGGCAAAAGCCTCAGTGAACTGGATGTGACAGGCGTCACACAGCCACATATACGTGTGAGCATTATTTCACACCGAAAATTCTTCGTACGCATGTGGTATGACACAAAGCCACTTTTTGGGGAATCCTATCGAAAGCCCGTCATACTCATTATCCTCATTATGTGCGGCGTTTTCTTTGT TGGCAACGGATTGAATTTGTGGTTTCTGAAAATCAACAATCAATTGACTGCGGAGGAGCGCATCATGTGTGATCACTTGGAGGATACAACGCATCTAACCGAAGGCAATGTTTGCTCTGATCGACCCGTCAGCTACCTTGAGAATATGATGTTGGGCGCGGCATCGATATGCTGCTGCGTTTTCATCAGCATTATGCTTCGACTTATCAGACGTCGCAGCGTGATGTGCATAAACACAATTATTGCAGCTCTAGCTGGCTTCAGTCTTAATTTTATCAAGCACAACAAAGTGCTGCTCGCCGCCTTGTTGATCTTTATAGCGATGTGCACCACTTGCATCTCACTAGTTGCCTCGGTGACTGCTGATGTTGTGCCCACCCATCTGAG CTTGCTTTTTCGCAGAGGTAAAGCAATCGCTTTGGTCTTTATGTTCGCGCGATTTGCCGTCATTATTGCGAACTGCATCTTTGGGCATTTTGCACATACTTGGTGCCTGATAACATTTAACTTAtttgtgttagtgactgttG CGGTTGTTATAATGATATTATTTCTACCGGTTTAA
- the LOC132792007 gene encoding putative transporter svop-1 isoform X4: protein MIADVDTVLDLIGFRWMQFLMLIAHSCHTIYVVSEIMGVPSIVVACEFKLNDTELFLLTSAGFVGMIVSGHYAGYKSDIIGRRASLLFAMSLGLISSFLSLLMPWFYAFLFFRFATGLFVGAVMTNSFTYLVEFTKISLRPIIANFASYPICMAGIVVPFINHLNEPLDSVLWSWDTFHVRRWRLCLFFNYVPGLIGLIIIYLLPESVKFLLSIGDGERAYEALDRLCKRNHGKSLSELDVTGVTQPHIRVSIISHRKFFVRMWYDTKPLFGESYRKPVILIILIMCGVFFWQRIEFVVSENQQSIDCGGAHHV from the exons ATGATAGCCGATGTGGATACTGTGCTCGATCTGATTG GCTTCCGCTGGATGCAGTTCTTAATGTTGATCGCCCATTCGTGCCATACGATTTATGTGGTCAGCGAAATTATGGGAGTGCCATCGATTGTGGTGGCTTGTGAGTTTAAGTTGAACGACACTGAACTCTTTCTGCTGACAAGTGCTGGATTCGTGGGCATGATTGTCTCCGGTCATTATGCTGGCTACAAGTCGGATATCATTGGACGCCGTGCCTCGCTCTTATTTGCCATGTCGCTGGGTCTGATTTCATCGTTCTTAAGCCTGCTCATGCCCTGGTTTTACGCTTTCCTATTCTTTCGTTTCGCAACCGGTCTATT CGTGGGCGCTGTGATGACAAACAGCTTTACGTATCTCGTGGAGTTCACCAAAATCTCGCTGCGTCCCATAATCGCCAATTTTGCATCCTATCCCATTTGTATGGCCGGCATTGTGGTGCCAT TCATTAATCATCTCAATGAACCGCTGGACAGCGTACTCTGGAGTTGGGATACTTTTCATGTGCGTAGATGGCGGCTTTGTCTGTTTTTCAATTATGTGCCTGGCCTCATTGGCCTTATTATCATATACCTTCTGCCAGAATCGGTGAAGTTCTTGCTCTCCATTGGCGATGGGGAACGCGCCTATGAAGCGCTTGATCGTCTGTGCAAGCGGAATCACGGCAAAAGCCTCAGTGAACTGGATGTGACAGGCGTCACACAGCCACATATACGTGTGAGCATTATTTCACACCGAAAATTCTTCGTACGCATGTGGTATGACACAAAGCCACTTTTTGGGGAATCCTATCGAAAGCCCGTCATACTCATTATCCTCATTATGTGCGGCGTTTTCTTT TGGCAACGGATTGAATTTGTGGTTTCTGAAAATCAACAATCAATTGACTGCGGAGGAGCGCATCATGTGTGA
- the LOC132792005 gene encoding synaptic vesicle glycoprotein 2C-like isoform X2: MTCSMHLLIIFFSCATQQMYVANEQFGLGLVSVAASCDFAIDDHRMAWLISAVFVAQVCSSHYMGYKSDEIGRRKLLVISSGLSMIASFISSLMPDFWSFLVMRFIVGCFLTGPGMALVTYMSEFTKVALRPTVVNFISYSVGVSMIYMPLMAMWLFPLKFEAKIWEGYNFTSWRVLILINLLPGVLSWIAFLIMPESPKYLLSINQPAKALEVLEMCCRYNKGKDVTLKSLGFESVSQPRLRGNSVTQHKFLLARMWYETVPLFLGIYLKYMVLILIILYIFFATGFGLTVWVPRIVNMEHTVEEELILCDLVEVAEAAEEAANNTLSESKCTISRTLLLGSIFNGCSCLGMSILISLLLLCLRRKVILLLFTIFAVLAGFLLNFIITPVVLLSLFIFLSVPPLCSLRLTITVLIDVIPTHMRSKAVALAMMFGRIGVLTASLFVGYTLKWNCFVTFNSFVLALLICCVLIARLPSEKDIVRLSNK, from the exons ATGACGTGCTCAATGCACTTG CTCATCATCTTTTTCAGCTGCGCCACTCAGCAGATGTACGTGGCGAACGAACAGTTTGGACTGGGTCTTGTGTCGGTGGCCGCCAGCTGTGATTTTGCCATCGATGACCATCGGATGGCGTGGCTGATAAGTGCGGTGTTTGTCGCCCAGGTGTGTTCCAGCCATTACATGGGCTACAAATCGGATGAGATTGGCAGGCGTAAGCTGTTGGTTATCTCGTCGGGACTGTCAATGATCGCCTCGTTCATTTCATCGTTAATGCCCGACTTTTGGTCATTCCTTGTGATGCGTTTCATTGTGGGCTGCTT TCTCACAGGTCCCGGCATGGCGTTGGTCACCTACATGAGCGAGTTCACTAAAGTTGCGCTGCGTCCCACCGTGGTGAACTTTATCAGCTATTCGGTTGGTGTCAGCATGATCTATATGCCAC TGATGGCCATGTGGCTGTTTCCGCTAAAGTTTGAAGCCAAAATTTGGGAAGGTTACAACTTTACCAGTTGGCGTGTATTGATATTGATCAATCTGCTGCCTGGCGTGCTCTCTTGGATTGCCTTCTTAATAATGCCCGAGAGTCCCAAGTATCTGCTGTCCATCAATCAGCCGGCAAAGGCTCTTGAGGTGTTAGAAATGTGTTGTCGCTACAACAAGGGCAAAGATGTGACGCTCAAGAGTTTAGGATTTGAAAGTGTGTCCCAGCCACGCCTGCGCGGCAATTCAGTCACACAGCATAAATT ctTGCTGGCTCGGATGTGGTATGAAACTGTGCCACTGTTCCTGGGTATCTATCTAAAATACATGGTGCTTATCCtcatcattttatatatatttttcgccAC CGGCTTTGGACTGACTGTTTGGGTGCCGCGCATAGTCAATATGGAACACACTGTAGAAGAGGAATTAATACTGTGCGATCTGGTGGAAGTAGCTGAAGCAGCGGAGGAGGCTGCAAACAACACTTTGAGCGAATCAAAg TGCACTATCTCAAGAACCTTGCTGCTTGGTAGCATCTTCAACGGCTGCAGCTGTTTGGGCATGAGCATATTGATCAGTTTGCTCTTACTTTGCCTTAGGCGTAAGGTCATACTGCTGCTTTTCACAATATTCGCTGTTCTGGCAGGATTTCTGCTTAATTTCATCATCACGCCAGTCGTGCTACTTTCATTGTTTATCTTTCTCTCAGTGCCGCCTTTGTGCAGCCTGAGATTAACGATAACCGTGCTAATCGATGTGATACCCACGCACATGAG AAGCAAGGCTGTTGCTCTGGCGATGATGTTTGGTCGTATTGGCGTACTCACTGCCAGTTTATTCGTAGGCTACACACTGAAATGGAACTGCTTTGTCACATTCAATTCGTTTGTACTTGCCTTGCTAA TCTGCTGCGTGCTCATCGCGCGTTTACCCTCGGAAAAGGACATCGTTCGACTGTCAAACAAATAG
- the LOC132792005 gene encoding synaptic vesicle glycoprotein 2C-like isoform X1 — translation MAEANIDDVLNALGFGRMQLIIFFSCATQQMYVANEQFGLGLVSVAASCDFAIDDHRMAWLISAVFVAQVCSSHYMGYKSDEIGRRKLLVISSGLSMIASFISSLMPDFWSFLVMRFIVGCFLTGPGMALVTYMSEFTKVALRPTVVNFISYSVGVSMIYMPLMAMWLFPLKFEAKIWEGYNFTSWRVLILINLLPGVLSWIAFLIMPESPKYLLSINQPAKALEVLEMCCRYNKGKDVTLKSLGFESVSQPRLRGNSVTQHKFLLARMWYETVPLFLGIYLKYMVLILIILYIFFATGFGLTVWVPRIVNMEHTVEEELILCDLVEVAEAAEEAANNTLSESKCTISRTLLLGSIFNGCSCLGMSILISLLLLCLRRKVILLLFTIFAVLAGFLLNFIITPVVLLSLFIFLSVPPLCSLRLTITVLIDVIPTHMRSKAVALAMMFGRIGVLTASLFVGYTLKWNCFVTFNSFVLALLICCVLIARLPSEKDIVRLSNK, via the exons ATGGCTGAAGCGAATATTGATGACGTGCTCAATGCACTTG GCTTCGGCCGGATGCAGCTCATCATCTTTTTCAGCTGCGCCACTCAGCAGATGTACGTGGCGAACGAACAGTTTGGACTGGGTCTTGTGTCGGTGGCCGCCAGCTGTGATTTTGCCATCGATGACCATCGGATGGCGTGGCTGATAAGTGCGGTGTTTGTCGCCCAGGTGTGTTCCAGCCATTACATGGGCTACAAATCGGATGAGATTGGCAGGCGTAAGCTGTTGGTTATCTCGTCGGGACTGTCAATGATCGCCTCGTTCATTTCATCGTTAATGCCCGACTTTTGGTCATTCCTTGTGATGCGTTTCATTGTGGGCTGCTT TCTCACAGGTCCCGGCATGGCGTTGGTCACCTACATGAGCGAGTTCACTAAAGTTGCGCTGCGTCCCACCGTGGTGAACTTTATCAGCTATTCGGTTGGTGTCAGCATGATCTATATGCCAC TGATGGCCATGTGGCTGTTTCCGCTAAAGTTTGAAGCCAAAATTTGGGAAGGTTACAACTTTACCAGTTGGCGTGTATTGATATTGATCAATCTGCTGCCTGGCGTGCTCTCTTGGATTGCCTTCTTAATAATGCCCGAGAGTCCCAAGTATCTGCTGTCCATCAATCAGCCGGCAAAGGCTCTTGAGGTGTTAGAAATGTGTTGTCGCTACAACAAGGGCAAAGATGTGACGCTCAAGAGTTTAGGATTTGAAAGTGTGTCCCAGCCACGCCTGCGCGGCAATTCAGTCACACAGCATAAATT ctTGCTGGCTCGGATGTGGTATGAAACTGTGCCACTGTTCCTGGGTATCTATCTAAAATACATGGTGCTTATCCtcatcattttatatatatttttcgccAC CGGCTTTGGACTGACTGTTTGGGTGCCGCGCATAGTCAATATGGAACACACTGTAGAAGAGGAATTAATACTGTGCGATCTGGTGGAAGTAGCTGAAGCAGCGGAGGAGGCTGCAAACAACACTTTGAGCGAATCAAAg TGCACTATCTCAAGAACCTTGCTGCTTGGTAGCATCTTCAACGGCTGCAGCTGTTTGGGCATGAGCATATTGATCAGTTTGCTCTTACTTTGCCTTAGGCGTAAGGTCATACTGCTGCTTTTCACAATATTCGCTGTTCTGGCAGGATTTCTGCTTAATTTCATCATCACGCCAGTCGTGCTACTTTCATTGTTTATCTTTCTCTCAGTGCCGCCTTTGTGCAGCCTGAGATTAACGATAACCGTGCTAATCGATGTGATACCCACGCACATGAG AAGCAAGGCTGTTGCTCTGGCGATGATGTTTGGTCGTATTGGCGTACTCACTGCCAGTTTATTCGTAGGCTACACACTGAAATGGAACTGCTTTGTCACATTCAATTCGTTTGTACTTGCCTTGCTAA TCTGCTGCGTGCTCATCGCGCGTTTACCCTCGGAAAAGGACATCGTTCGACTGTCAAACAAATAG